In Sphingomonas psychrotolerans, the following proteins share a genomic window:
- a CDS encoding FeoA family protein → MNVAAAIPQPVRLATLPRLEPGTVSAVDWHLLSEPEGRRLRELGLDEGVEVELLHRSSFLGRGPVACRIGRMTVALRRHVAAAIHVLPNPAS, encoded by the coding sequence ATGAACGTCGCCGCTGCGATTCCCCAGCCTGTCCGGCTCGCCACCTTGCCTCGTCTGGAGCCCGGAACGGTCTCGGCGGTCGATTGGCATCTGCTTTCCGAACCTGAGGGGCGCCGCCTACGTGAACTGGGCCTCGACGAGGGCGTCGAAGTCGAGTTGCTCCATCGTTCGAGCTTTCTCGGCCGCGGGCCCGTCGCCTGCCGGATCGGCCGCATGACCGTGGCGCTGCGCCGCCACGTCGCCGCCGCGATTCACGTGCTCCCGAACCCCGCATCATGA